The Henckelia pumila isolate YLH828 chromosome 2, ASM3356847v2, whole genome shotgun sequence genome includes a window with the following:
- the LOC140884211 gene encoding FAD-linked sulfhydryl oxidase ERV1, whose translation MSENPVQHLLQAFNYISRCVQTQLARFILRSDQPPASAQKDNLLTSLSSYSVGAFHPETLQKQKPSGPTTREDLGRATWTFLHTLAAQYPEKPTRQQKKDVKELMAILSRMYPCKECADHFREVLIATPVQAGSHDEFSHWLCHVHNVVNRSLGKLTFPCERVDARWGKLECENRACDLQGAASIDVANDAHKRR comes from the exons ATGTCCGAGAATCCTGTGCAGCATCTTCTTCAAGCATTCAACTACATTTCACGATGTGTTCAAACCCAACTCGCAAGATTTATTCTACGCTCGGATCAGCCTCCAGCTTCGGCCCAGAAGGACAACCTTCTTACATCTCTGTCCTCATACTCAGTCGGTGCTTTTCATCCTGAAACTCTTCAGAAA CAAAAACCATCCGGACCTACAACAAGAGAGGATCTTGGAAGAGCCACTTGGACCTTTCTTCACACTCTTGCTGCTCAG TATCCAGAGAAGCCAACCAGGCAACAGAAGAAGGATGTGAAAGAGCTG ATGGCCATATTGTCTCGGATGTATCCTTGCAAGGAATGTGCGGATCACTTCAGAGAGGTATTAAT AGCAACTCCGGTTCAGGCGGGATCTCATGACGAATTCTCCCACTGGTTATGCCATGTGCACAATGTTGTTAATCGAAG CTTAGGAAAACTTACTTTTCCATGTGAACGAGTTGATGCACGGTGGGGGAAGCTAGAGTGTGAGAATCGTGCATGTGATCTACAAGGGGCTGCTTCAATAGATGTTGCTAATGATGCACACAAGAGAAGATAA